From the genome of Arthrobacter alpinus, one region includes:
- the trhA gene encoding PAQR family membrane homeostasis protein TrhA, with protein MTRPLTPDVKPSWRGWLHAVTAPLVLIGGALLVLLAPGTTAKVTTFIYTVTGVLLFGTSALYHLGNWQPRTKRLLKRVDHSNIMLVIAGSYTPLSALMLPPPTATLLLWLIWSGALAGVLFRVLWVGAPRWLYVPIYVLLGVTALFFLPQFWAAGALPTILICVGGAFYIAGAVIYGIKKPNFSARHFGFHELFHALTVAGFATHFLAVVLVVLN; from the coding sequence ATGACACGCCCCCTCACCCCCGACGTCAAGCCCAGCTGGCGCGGGTGGTTGCACGCAGTCACAGCACCTTTGGTCTTGATCGGCGGGGCGCTTCTGGTGCTGCTGGCACCGGGGACCACCGCCAAGGTGACGACCTTTATTTACACCGTGACGGGCGTACTTTTATTTGGTACGAGCGCGCTATATCACCTCGGGAACTGGCAGCCTCGGACCAAGCGGCTGCTCAAGCGCGTGGACCACAGCAACATCATGCTGGTCATCGCCGGCTCCTACACGCCGCTTTCGGCACTGATGCTGCCGCCTCCCACCGCCACCTTGCTGTTGTGGCTGATCTGGTCCGGAGCTCTGGCGGGGGTGCTCTTCCGGGTGCTGTGGGTGGGCGCCCCGCGCTGGCTGTACGTGCCCATCTACGTCTTGCTGGGCGTGACGGCGCTGTTCTTCCTGCCGCAATTCTGGGCGGCGGGGGCCCTGCCCACCATCTTGATCTGCGTGGGTGGCGCGTTCTACATTGCAGGAGCTGTCATTTACGGGATCAAGAAACCCAACTTCAGTGCCCGGCACTTTGGCTTCCATGAACTGTTCCACGCGTTGACCGTGGCAGGGTTCGCCACCCATTTCCTCGCCGTCGTGCTGGTGGTCCTTAACTAG
- a CDS encoding MDR family MFS transporter — protein MSTAVKAGEPLLLTQKRIWIIFSALIAGMMLSSLDQTIVSTAMPTIVGKLGGVEHQTWITTAYLLATTIVMPIYGKFGDILGRRNLFLAAIAIFTLASVGCALATDFWGFVIFRAIQGLGGGGLMILSQAIIADIVPANERGKYMGPLGAIFGLSAVAGPLLGGYFVDHLTWEWAFYINIPIGIIAFIVAFFTLTLPSKKADKKMDFMGVAFLSIATTCLIFFTDFGGKSDGWTSLTTWTWGAGLIASLALFIFTEARAQDPIIPLSLFKNRIFLNSTAIGFVLGMGMFAALAFVPTFLQMSSGTSAAESGLLMLPMMVGLMGTSIWSGLRMTKTGKYKAFPIVGSILTIIAMLWMTTLSAETPIWVICAQLFVFGAGLGLIMQIVVIVVQNSVPAAQLGTATSTNNYFREVGSALGVAVFGAMFTTRLATSLKVVFTADGASAEQAGSAMSTLDPQELHKLPQAVQDGIINAYADSLAPVFWYLIPFMVIALILALTMKVIPLSGTSGMVARGEAIGGEEALRLEAERAAGKMAVSEPPAAESAAEGTDTLLLTEDAPKETPDKP, from the coding sequence ATGAGTACCGCAGTAAAAGCAGGGGAACCGCTCCTGTTGACCCAGAAAAGAATCTGGATCATTTTCTCCGCCCTCATCGCAGGCATGATGCTCTCCAGCCTCGACCAGACCATTGTGTCAACCGCCATGCCCACCATCGTGGGCAAGCTGGGCGGTGTGGAACACCAGACCTGGATCACCACCGCCTATTTGCTGGCCACCACCATCGTGATGCCCATCTACGGCAAGTTCGGTGACATCCTGGGCCGGCGCAACTTGTTCCTGGCCGCCATTGCCATCTTCACCCTCGCCTCTGTGGGCTGCGCCTTGGCCACGGACTTCTGGGGCTTTGTGATCTTCCGGGCCATCCAGGGCCTGGGCGGCGGCGGGCTGATGATCCTCTCGCAGGCCATCATCGCCGATATTGTCCCGGCCAACGAGCGAGGCAAGTATATGGGCCCGCTGGGCGCCATCTTCGGCCTCTCCGCCGTTGCCGGCCCCCTGCTCGGTGGCTACTTCGTGGACCACCTGACCTGGGAATGGGCCTTCTACATTAACATCCCGATCGGTATCATCGCGTTCATCGTGGCCTTCTTCACGCTGACCCTGCCCTCGAAGAAGGCGGATAAGAAGATGGACTTCATGGGGGTGGCGTTTCTCTCCATCGCCACCACCTGCCTGATCTTCTTCACCGACTTTGGCGGCAAGAGCGACGGCTGGACGTCACTGACCACCTGGACGTGGGGCGCCGGTTTGATTGCCTCACTGGCTCTGTTCATCTTCACCGAGGCCCGAGCGCAGGATCCGATCATCCCGCTGTCGCTTTTCAAGAACCGAATTTTCCTGAACTCGACAGCCATCGGTTTTGTGCTGGGCATGGGCATGTTCGCCGCCTTGGCCTTCGTGCCAACCTTCTTGCAGATGTCCTCGGGCACCTCGGCAGCCGAGTCCGGCCTGCTGATGCTGCCCATGATGGTGGGCCTGATGGGTACCTCCATCTGGTCCGGTCTTCGCATGACCAAGACCGGCAAGTACAAGGCATTCCCGATCGTCGGCTCCATCCTGACTATCATCGCCATGTTGTGGATGACCACTCTCTCTGCCGAAACCCCCATCTGGGTCATCTGCGCCCAGCTGTTTGTCTTTGGCGCCGGCCTGGGTCTGATCATGCAGATTGTGGTCATCGTGGTGCAGAACTCGGTCCCGGCCGCCCAGCTGGGCACCGCGACCAGCACCAACAACTATTTCCGCGAAGTAGGCTCGGCGCTGGGTGTGGCAGTCTTTGGCGCCATGTTCACCACTCGCCTAGCCACGTCCCTCAAGGTTGTGTTCACCGCCGACGGCGCATCTGCCGAGCAGGCGGGCAGCGCCATGTCCACCCTGGACCCACAGGAGCTGCACAAGCTGCCGCAGGCCGTTCAGGACGGCATCATCAACGCCTACGCCGACTCACTGGCGCCGGTGTTCTGGTACTTGATCCCGTTCATGGTGATCGCGCTGATCCTGGCCCTGACCATGAAGGTCATCCCGCTCTCTGGCACCTCCGGCATGGTGGCCCGTGGCGAGGCCATCGGCGGGGAAGAGGCACTGCGTCTGGAGGCCGAGCGGGCCGCAGGCAAGATGGCAGTTTCGGAGCCACCCGCCGCGGAGTCCGCGGCCGAGGGCACGGACACGCTCCTGCTCACCGAGGATGCGCCAAAGGAAACCCCAGATAAACCCTAA
- a CDS encoding PhoH family protein: MKLEQHSQHTRLGQELRSYVIDTSVLLSDPRAILRFAEHEVIVPIVVISELEAKRHDPELGYFARTALRLLDDLRARHGGLSVPIPLGDDGGSFRVELNHVSSEVLPAGIRGTDNDSRILAVAKNLANEGRNVVVVSKDVPMRVKASAMGLAADEYRNELVHDSGWTGVAELELGEEDMTALYNHEPVLIPEAAALPTNTGLVLTSNRSSALGRVGADQQVRLVKGDRDVFGLHGRSAEQRLALDLLMDPEVGIVSLGGRAGTGKSALALCAGLEAVLERNEHRKVVVFRPLYAVGGQELGYLPGSESEKMNPWAQAVFDTLGSVVTERVMAEIMERGLLEVLPLTHIRGRSLHDSFVIVDEAQSLEKNVLLTVMSRIGQNSKIVLTHDIAQRDNLRVGRHDGIAAVVETLKGHPLFGHVTLTRSERSPIAALVTEMLERAEI; this comes from the coding sequence ATGAAACTCGAACAGCATTCACAGCACACCCGCCTGGGGCAGGAACTGCGCAGCTACGTGATTGACACCTCCGTGCTCCTCTCGGATCCGCGGGCCATCCTGCGTTTCGCCGAACACGAGGTCATTGTCCCGATAGTTGTCATCTCCGAGCTGGAAGCCAAGCGGCACGACCCCGAACTGGGCTATTTTGCCCGCACCGCCTTGCGCCTGCTCGATGACCTCCGTGCACGGCACGGCGGCTTGAGCGTACCCATCCCCTTGGGCGACGACGGCGGATCCTTCCGTGTGGAGCTCAACCACGTCTCCTCGGAGGTGCTTCCCGCGGGGATCCGGGGAACGGACAACGACTCCCGCATCCTCGCCGTCGCCAAGAACCTGGCGAACGAGGGCCGCAACGTGGTGGTGGTCTCCAAGGACGTCCCCATGCGGGTGAAGGCCTCCGCCATGGGCCTGGCCGCCGACGAATACCGCAACGAGCTGGTCCACGACTCCGGCTGGACGGGTGTGGCGGAACTGGAGCTTGGTGAGGAGGACATGACCGCCCTGTACAATCACGAGCCCGTGCTGATCCCCGAAGCCGCCGCCCTGCCCACCAACACGGGACTGGTGCTGACAAGCAACCGCAGTTCGGCACTGGGCCGGGTGGGGGCCGACCAGCAGGTGCGGCTCGTCAAAGGGGACAGGGACGTGTTTGGGCTGCACGGGCGTTCGGCCGAACAGCGCCTGGCCCTGGACCTGCTCATGGACCCCGAGGTCGGCATCGTCTCCCTCGGCGGGCGCGCCGGCACGGGCAAGAGCGCCCTGGCCCTGTGCGCCGGGCTGGAAGCGGTACTCGAACGCAACGAACACCGCAAGGTGGTGGTGTTCCGGCCGCTATACGCGGTGGGAGGCCAGGAGCTGGGCTACCTGCCGGGCTCGGAGAGCGAGAAGATGAACCCGTGGGCGCAGGCGGTTTTCGACACGCTCGGCTCGGTGGTAACCGAGCGCGTCATGGCGGAGATCATGGAGCGCGGCCTGCTGGAGGTGCTGCCGCTGACCCACATCCGCGGCCGCTCCCTGCACGATTCCTTCGTGATCGTCGACGAGGCGCAGTCATTGGAAAAGAACGTGCTGCTGACGGTCATGAGCCGGATCGGGCAAAACTCCAAGATTGTGCTCACCCACGACATCGCACAGCGCGACAACCTCCGGGTGGGCCGCCATGACGGGATCGCCGCCGTCGTTGAAACCCTCAAGGGGCATCCGCTCTTTGGCCATGTCACTCTCACCCGCTCTGAGCGTTCGCCCATCGCGGCGCTAGTGACGGAGATGTTGGAACGGGCGGAAATCTAG
- a CDS encoding NUDIX hydrolase: MGSPDFILKLREKIGHDPLWLPGVRAVVFDDAGRVLLGERSDTGGWALITGILEPGEEPGPGMLREIFEETAVEARIEHLLGVAAVGPVTFPNGDVCDFLNIEFIARHESGTARVNDDESVAVGWFAIDELPPLRPGHLSCIQRAVAFDGQPHFER, encoded by the coding sequence ATGGGATCACCTGACTTCATTCTCAAGCTGCGAGAAAAAATTGGCCACGATCCGCTCTGGCTTCCGGGCGTGCGCGCGGTGGTGTTCGACGACGCCGGCCGGGTGCTGCTAGGTGAACGCTCCGACACCGGCGGCTGGGCCCTGATCACAGGCATCCTGGAGCCGGGGGAGGAGCCGGGCCCCGGCATGCTGCGGGAAATCTTCGAGGAAACGGCTGTGGAGGCACGGATCGAGCACCTGCTGGGGGTGGCCGCCGTCGGGCCGGTGACGTTCCCCAACGGGGACGTGTGCGACTTCTTGAACATCGAGTTCATCGCCCGCCACGAAAGCGGGACGGCGCGGGTGAACGACGATGAATCCGTAGCCGTGGGCTGGTTCGCCATCGACGAGCTGCCGCCGCTGCGCCCCGGCCACTTGTCCTGTATCCAGCGCGCCGTGGCGTTCGACGGGCAGCCGCACTTCGAGCGTTAG
- a CDS encoding isoprenyl transferase, which yields MPGPLQMPKFLYNYYERSLGKSLDASSVPGHIGVMVDGNRRWAKQFNAPTSQGHQAGADKILEFLGWCQDLGIKVVTLYMLSTDNMSRSPEELDELMGIIANTLDLLDADAHISVHAMGAPELLPDYLAERLSTLTTRVPATERIHVNMAIGYGGRREIVDAVRELLRDADSAGRTMEEVADTLSVDDISKFLYTRGQPDPDLVIRTSGEQRLSGFLMWQSAYSEFYFCEALWPAFRKIDFLRALRDYAGRSRRFGS from the coding sequence ATGCCCGGCCCGCTGCAGATGCCCAAATTCCTGTACAACTACTATGAAAGAAGTCTCGGCAAATCCCTCGACGCCAGCAGCGTGCCCGGGCACATCGGCGTCATGGTGGACGGCAACCGCCGCTGGGCCAAGCAGTTCAACGCGCCCACCAGTCAGGGCCATCAGGCCGGTGCGGATAAGATCCTGGAATTTTTGGGATGGTGCCAGGACCTGGGCATCAAGGTGGTCACCTTGTACATGCTCTCCACCGACAACATGAGCCGCTCCCCGGAGGAGCTGGACGAGCTCATGGGGATCATCGCCAACACCCTTGACCTGCTCGACGCCGATGCCCACATCAGCGTCCACGCCATGGGCGCCCCCGAACTGCTCCCGGACTACCTGGCCGAGCGCCTCTCCACCCTGACCACCAGGGTCCCCGCCACCGAGCGTATCCATGTGAACATGGCCATCGGCTATGGTGGGCGCCGGGAAATCGTCGACGCCGTCCGTGAACTGTTGCGCGACGCGGACAGCGCCGGGCGCACCATGGAAGAAGTGGCCGACACCTTGAGCGTGGATGACATCTCCAAGTTCCTGTACACCCGCGGCCAGCCCGATCCCGACCTTGTCATCCGCACTTCCGGCGAACAGCGACTTTCGGGCTTTTTGATGTGGCAAAGCGCCTACAGCGAGTTTTACTTTTGTGAGGCGCTCTGGCCGGCGTTTAGAAAAATCGATTTCCTCCGGGCCCTGCGCGACTACGCCGGCCGCAGCCGCCGTTTCGGCAGCTAA
- a CDS encoding TetR/AcrR family transcriptional regulator — protein MTESANNCQGHGLRARKREATRSAITKAARLATAQKGLNGFTIEQLCEDVGVSRRTFFNYFPSKEDAIIGHLLDDFPAEAVAAFLAAGPDSGAERGPQGLTTTLLRDLLTLTSAMATEMNLTGDHVLELVSVMKKEPHLMLKVMGSAQGREQDFAAFIAERESRPANDPMVAMAAAVFGTCSQRASYAVFSEENTTTFSELLLNNLHMAQQIFQSSLLPLEGTP, from the coding sequence GTGACTGAGAGTGCAAATAATTGTCAGGGCCACGGCCTGCGTGCCCGCAAGCGTGAGGCAACCCGTTCCGCCATCACCAAGGCTGCCCGGCTGGCCACCGCCCAAAAGGGGCTCAACGGCTTCACGATTGAGCAGTTGTGCGAGGACGTGGGTGTGTCCCGAAGGACATTTTTCAACTACTTCCCGTCCAAGGAAGACGCCATCATCGGCCACCTGTTGGACGATTTCCCTGCAGAAGCCGTGGCCGCCTTCCTGGCCGCAGGCCCGGATTCCGGGGCCGAACGCGGACCCCAGGGGCTGACCACAACACTGCTGCGTGACTTGTTGACTCTGACCTCGGCCATGGCGACGGAAATGAACCTCACCGGGGACCACGTCCTGGAACTGGTCAGCGTCATGAAGAAGGAGCCCCACCTCATGCTGAAGGTCATGGGCAGTGCCCAAGGCCGGGAGCAGGACTTTGCCGCTTTCATTGCCGAGCGGGAGTCCCGCCCGGCCAACGACCCCATGGTCGCTATGGCGGCGGCCGTGTTCGGCACCTGTTCGCAGCGGGCCAGCTATGCCGTCTTCTCCGAGGAAAACACCACGACCTTCTCGGAACTGTTGCTCAACAACCTGCACATGGCTCAACAAATTTTCCAATCCTCCCTGTTACCCCTTGAAGGGACCCCATGA
- a CDS encoding prepilin peptidase, which translates to MVTQLADLWEQSPLAFFCALLACLYFLYLAVMLSLIDIRTHTLPNRYVLPAYGFAGTLLVASVLLAGNPGHLVPVVGGALALGALYWVLWAVYPAGMGFGDVKLAGVLGLYLGFLGWQHVLIGAAAGFVAGGLWGLTLILSRRGTVKSRIPFGPSMIGGAMATMVFFPV; encoded by the coding sequence ATGGTGACACAATTGGCGGATTTGTGGGAACAGAGCCCCTTGGCATTCTTCTGTGCCTTGCTGGCCTGCCTGTACTTTCTGTATCTGGCGGTGATGCTGAGCCTGATCGACATTCGTACGCACACCCTGCCGAACCGCTATGTGTTGCCCGCCTACGGCTTTGCCGGGACCTTGTTGGTGGCCAGTGTCCTGCTGGCAGGGAATCCAGGGCACCTAGTGCCCGTGGTGGGCGGGGCGCTGGCGCTGGGCGCCCTGTACTGGGTCCTGTGGGCGGTGTATCCGGCAGGCATGGGTTTTGGAGACGTCAAACTGGCCGGTGTGCTGGGCCTTTACCTGGGGTTTCTGGGTTGGCAGCACGTGCTGATCGGAGCCGCTGCGGGTTTCGTGGCGGGAGGGCTGTGGGGCCTGACCCTCATTCTCAGCCGCCGCGGCACCGTCAAGTCACGCATCCCGTTTGGCCCGTCCATGATCGGAGGGGCCATGGCGACCATGGTGTTCTTCCCGGTGTAG
- a CDS encoding GNAT family N-acetyltransferase — protein MPALYETFNGSASPTLWSKVSALFVEIFAAEPYCEDPAELLQIVDWGPAQLAQSAGRLLTCSHEEQLLGFALVHSLHGDDSWQNILATIAQSVGKSSQLPTDPQEVLVVHELAVDPAARGQRIAKSALATIFSGRAETHVVLGVYGQATTAREVYQRWVFTELGIFTTQNNTVDLHVIHCQLPCPAKQ, from the coding sequence ATGCCTGCCCTCTATGAGACCTTCAACGGCTCAGCTAGCCCTACACTTTGGTCTAAGGTTTCCGCTCTCTTCGTCGAGATCTTTGCAGCCGAGCCCTATTGTGAAGACCCTGCGGAGCTACTCCAGATCGTGGACTGGGGACCAGCCCAATTGGCCCAATCCGCCGGACGACTTCTCACCTGCTCACATGAGGAGCAACTCCTTGGGTTTGCTCTGGTTCACAGCTTGCATGGCGATGACTCTTGGCAGAACATTCTCGCAACGATCGCCCAAAGCGTTGGGAAAAGTTCGCAGCTCCCTACGGACCCGCAGGAGGTCCTCGTCGTTCATGAACTAGCCGTTGACCCGGCGGCGCGTGGCCAGAGAATTGCCAAGTCAGCCCTAGCTACCATCTTTTCCGGCAGGGCGGAAACCCACGTAGTGCTCGGGGTCTATGGGCAGGCCACCACCGCAAGGGAGGTGTACCAACGATGGGTTTTCACCGAACTAGGTATCTTTACGACCCAGAACAACACGGTCGATCTGCACGTCATACACTGCCAGCTTCCCTGTCCCGCAAAGCAATAA